A part of Bacteroidia bacterium genomic DNA contains:
- a CDS encoding DASH family cryptochrome codes for MKTAIVWLRDNLRLSDNHSLHHAISENDKILPVFVIDRRWLEKDRWGNARMGVFRADFLLESLKALQKSVEDAGGGLWVETGLPSEIILRLARDFGADCVYTSRAYTHFEKEDEQRVSEEIKLKLYDESTLIHPDNLPFSVREIPDIFTQFRQKVEKYCQVKPPISAPSRIDTPVFTPKIIPDLDLLGYKKIPKDNRAVMTFTGGEEAGKRRLTHYFYETRSLSHYKDTRNGLIGADYSSKFSPWLANGSLSPRYIYAEVKKYEEDIIKNESTYWLVFELLWRDFFKFMSMKYGARLFFAGGISGKNPNFGMNTKRYEQWKLGKTGQLFIDANMNELRNTGFMSNRGRQNVASYLVHNLGLDWRMGASWFESMLIDYDPCSNYGNWQYVAGVGNDPRENRVFNPLSQSARYDPEGEFQVLWK; via the coding sequence ATGAAAACCGCTATTGTATGGTTGAGGGATAATCTTCGGTTGAGTGATAATCATTCACTGCATCACGCAATTTCAGAGAATGATAAGATCCTGCCGGTTTTTGTGATTGATCGCAGATGGCTGGAAAAGGATAGATGGGGTAATGCCCGAATGGGGGTTTTTAGAGCAGATTTTTTATTGGAGTCGCTAAAAGCGCTGCAAAAATCTGTTGAAGATGCCGGAGGAGGATTATGGGTTGAAACCGGATTACCTTCGGAGATCATCTTGCGTTTGGCCAGAGATTTTGGTGCAGATTGTGTGTACACTTCACGGGCTTATACCCATTTTGAAAAAGAAGATGAACAACGCGTCTCAGAGGAAATAAAATTGAAACTGTACGATGAAAGTACCCTGATTCATCCCGACAATCTTCCCTTTTCAGTCAGAGAAATCCCTGATATTTTTACTCAGTTTCGGCAAAAAGTTGAAAAATATTGTCAGGTAAAACCTCCCATTTCTGCACCTTCCAGAATTGATACACCCGTTTTTACCCCAAAAATCATTCCTGATCTGGACTTATTGGGGTACAAAAAAATCCCTAAAGACAATCGGGCTGTGATGACATTTACTGGGGGAGAAGAAGCCGGGAAAAGAAGACTGACCCATTACTTTTATGAGACCCGGTCACTTTCTCATTATAAAGACACACGCAACGGCTTGATAGGGGCTGATTATTCTTCCAAATTTTCGCCATGGCTGGCAAATGGATCACTTTCTCCCAGATATATTTATGCCGAAGTGAAAAAATACGAAGAAGATATAATTAAAAACGAATCAACATACTGGCTGGTATTTGAGCTTTTATGGAGAGATTTTTTCAAATTCATGTCGATGAAATACGGAGCCCGGCTATTTTTTGCCGGTGGAATTTCAGGAAAAAATCCAAATTTTGGTATGAACACAAAACGGTACGAGCAATGGAAATTGGGCAAAACCGGGCAGTTGTTTATCGATGCAAATATGAACGAATTGCGGAATACAGGGTTTATGAGTAATCGGGGACGGCAGAATGTGGCATCATATCTTGTACATAATCTGGGGTTGGATTGGCGGATGGGCGCGTCCTGGTTTGAAAGTATGTTGATCGACTATGATCCTTGCAGCAATTACGGCAACTGGCAATATGTGGCGGGAGTAGGCAATGATCCGAGGGAAAACAGAGTCTTTAATCCCCTTTCGCAAAGTGCGCGATATGATCCAGAGGGTGAATTTCAGGTTTTGTGGAAATGA
- a CDS encoding DUF4249 family protein, translating to MKKLYPLIFCLTIFACSESVQINAPYKDIWVVYGVLNAQEDFQYIRVSLAFQTEENAYDYAAANDQSVKGLKVSLEDDSGKVFDAVQIDSVQKDTSNGDFAPYATFYRFHTQGIDRLQEEKVYRLRIEDPKVPGFFLTATTRIPPQPRITAPQVTITQGNKCLPIVPFEDSVYVYFNKHRGEVRTAAMRYEIQIRLNFWKNGIRRTYKTRPTRLFNDDVACAQTGDNALCYQFQDGVLITRMKGAFSDQNSRYIFEDSPVCGTPWTDLPDFVELQVTAIDTFLSRYIISNDPAYLNLNTIRWEYSNISGTASAVGIFGSVASDREAVGISPCALYLLGLTPDAPANICD from the coding sequence ATGAAGAAGCTATACCCGCTGATTTTTTGCCTGACCATATTTGCCTGCTCGGAATCTGTTCAGATCAACGCCCCTTATAAAGATATTTGGGTTGTATATGGTGTGTTGAATGCACAGGAAGATTTCCAATATATCCGTGTTTCTCTGGCTTTTCAGACTGAAGAAAATGCATATGATTATGCTGCTGCCAATGACCAGAGCGTCAAAGGGTTGAAAGTCTCACTTGAAGACGATAGTGGTAAAGTATTTGATGCTGTGCAGATTGATAGTGTCCAGAAGGATACTTCAAATGGTGATTTCGCTCCGTATGCTACATTTTATCGTTTTCATACTCAAGGCATTGATCGGTTACAGGAGGAAAAAGTATATCGCCTCAGGATAGAGGACCCAAAGGTCCCCGGCTTTTTTCTCACAGCAACTACCCGTATTCCGCCGCAACCGCGAATTACAGCCCCCCAGGTTACAATTACCCAGGGCAATAAATGCCTGCCGATTGTTCCTTTTGAAGACAGTGTTTATGTTTATTTCAACAAACATAGGGGAGAAGTACGCACAGCCGCTATGCGATATGAGATACAGATTCGCCTGAATTTCTGGAAAAATGGCATTCGTAGGACCTACAAAACCCGCCCGACGCGTCTGTTTAATGATGATGTTGCCTGTGCTCAGACCGGCGACAATGCGCTTTGTTATCAGTTTCAGGATGGCGTATTGATTACCAGAATGAAAGGGGCGTTTTCTGATCAAAACTCCCGGTATATATTTGAAGATAGTCCGGTGTGTGGAACGCCATGGACCGATTTACCCGATTTTGTCGAATTACAGGTTACGGCTATTGATACATTCCTCTCCCGGTATATTATATCCAATGATCCTGCATATCTGAATCTCAATACGATACGGTGGGAGTATAGCAATATCTCCGGTACAGCTTCTGCCGTAGGAATATTCGGCTCTGTCGCTTCAGACCGTGAGGCAGTTGGAATATCGCCCTGCGCTTTATATCTTTTAGGACTTACACCAGATGCCCCTGCAAACATTTGTGACTAA